The following are from one region of the Oryzias latipes chromosome 12, ASM223467v1 genome:
- the fbxw5 gene encoding F-box/WD repeat-containing protein 5, with the protein MEGCLLLPDSLVLEIFLRLSHTAVLRAGLTCRQWQAVSRDEFLWRELFYNYYRIPRSVPRHPSAFSWYREFKRLYDCIPCVEVQTLREHSDQVLHLAFSHRGHRFSSCSKDCTVKLWDTERPDGVISLVHSSSMRQFNWGYTQFSQFNADDSLLLVSGVYLGPHHSSSGEIAVISMENYTLLSRVRNKPYDVFGCWLNETHLISGNLHWIGNMTSCSVLWLNKAFQDIESENVNVVKRLFKIQNINASTIRTVMVAHCHRHDNPDLLLDYEAQSQARRQKGEQHSQHQPLLFDLGASGSEEELEEGEEEEEDYHRDSRGHSFSARRPQSSVSSLEQVIHSCKNVRSSDREIESKVAQMMGRVHTKAPESSLIQSAESAEDEDKTYLLFTTGSLTYSPHQIGIKRIKPDQMTTSGPVLGEERSSEFFDSLDHVIDIHGHIIGMGLSPDHRYLYVNSRAWPAGCVISDPMSPPPIAEEIDLHVIDLKSLREERRSLRAHRAFTPNDECFFIFLDVSRDFVASGAEDKHGYIWDRHYNICLARLAHDDVVNSVAFSPADQELLLSASDDSTIKVWRSPRMVRLAQASPRKLRHRSLLPSWLTRTRNSTAAGSVNGKP; encoded by the exons ATGGAGGGCTGTCTACTTCTGCCCGACAGCTTGGTTTTGGAGATCTTCTTGCGTCTGTCTCACACTGCCGTGCTGAGAGCTGGTCTGACCTGCAGACAGTGGCAGGCCGTCTCCAGAGATGAGTTCCTGTGGAGGGAGCTGTTCTACAACTACTACCGGATACCCCGCTCTGTACCTCGACACCCCT CGGCTTTTTCCTGGTACAGGGAGTTCAAGCGCCTCTATGACTGTATCCCCTGTGTGGAAGTTCAGACGCTTAGAGAGCACAGCGACCAGGTTCTACACTTAGCTTTTTCTCATAGAGGTCACCGCTTCTCCTCCTGTTCCAAAGACTGCACAGTTAAG CTGTGGGACACGGAGAGGCCAGATGGAGTTATTTCACTGGTACACAGCTCAAGCATGCGCCAGTTCAACTGGGGCTACACCCAGTTCTCCCAGTTCAACGCTGACGACAGCCTGCTGTTGGTTTCTGGAGTCTATCTGGGCCCTCACCACTCTTCGTCAGGGGAAATCGCCGTCATAAGCATGg AAAACTACACACTGTTGTCGCGGGTTAGAAACAAGCCGTATGATGTCTTTGGCTGCTGGTTAAACGAAACTCACCTGATCTCTGGAAACTTGCACTGGATCGGCAACATGACATCCTGCTCGGTTCTCTGGCTCAACAAAGCCTTCCAG gaCATCGAATCAGAAAACGTCAATGTGGTCAAGCGCCTCTTCAAGATCCAAAACATCAATGCCAGCACCATTCGTACGGTGATGGTGGCTCACTGCCATCGCCATGACAACCCAGACCTGCTGCTGGACTATGAGGCTCAGTCTCAGGCCAGGAGGCAGAAAGGAGAGCAGCATTCTCAGCACCAACCGCTCCTCTTCGACCTGGGAGCCTCTGGAAGtgaagaggagctggaggaaggggaggaggaagaagaagactaTCATCGGGACTCCAGAGGTCACAGCTTCTCTGCCCGTCGTCCCCAATCCTCTGTCTCAAGCCTGGAGCAGGTTATTCAT agttgtaaaaatgtaagaagCAGTGATCGAGAAATCGAGTCCAAGGTCGCTCAGATGATGGGCCGAGTCCACACAAAGGCCCCTGAGTCCAGCCTCATCCAGTCCGCTGAGTCTGCGGAAGATGAAGACAAAACGTATTTACTGTTTACCACCGGCAGCCTTACATACTCTCCTCACCAGATCG GCATTAAGAGAATCAAACCAGACCAGATGACAACTTCTGGTCCTGTTCTTGGGGAAGAGCGGAGCTCAGAGTTTTTTGATTCCCTGGACCATGTTATTGATATCCACGGCCACATCATTGGGATGGGATTGTCACCGGACCACAG GTACCTCTATGTGAACAGCCGGGCGTGGCCAGCGGGATGCGTCATCTCTGACCCCATGTCTCCGCCTCCCATCGCTGAAGAGATAGACCTTCACGTCATTGACCTGAAGAGCTTAAGGGAGGAAAGGAGGAGCCTGCGGGCTCACCGGGCCTTCACACCCAACGATGAGtgcttcttcatcttcctcgaTGTCAGCAGAGACTTTGTTGCCAG TGGAGCAGAGGACAAGCACGGCTACATCTGGGACCGACACTATAACATCTGTCTGGCCCGGCTGGCGCACGACGACGTTGTGAATTCGGTGGCGTTCAGCCCAGCGGATCAGGAGCTGCTGCTGTCCGCCAGCGACGACTCCACCATCAAGGTGTGGCGCTCGCCGCGGATGGTCCGTCTCGCTCAAGCGTCTCCTCGGAAGCTGAGGCACCGCAGCCTCCTGCCGTCGTGGCTCACCCGCACCAGAAACTCCACAGCCGCCGGCAGCGTGAACGGAAAACCCTGA
- the traf2 gene encoding TNF receptor-associated factor 2, whose amino-acid sequence MARISWDSLSSLPGIPLSVLSVPMEDKYKCQQCLQVLRKPVQAQCGHRFCVHCFRQLTSSGPKPCQACRKEEIYEEPMSILNSSEAFPDNAAGREIASLPARCLNQGCDWTGSIKEYEAKHEGRCEFEQIQCEACQALVLRKDKDRHNDRECEERTLNCKYCKVTFNFKDIKAHDEICQKFPLQCKDCGKKKIPREKFNDHAKSCAKSKSACPFSEVGCKSVVENGKISEHEHSSTMEHLRLLLPMVLSMTRTRLDTSPSGEWQEDSGLGLYRAPDDGCGAAASVPSVDLDKKVSALENIVCVLNREVERSSLTLEAFSHQHRLDQEKIENLSNKIRQLERSLTVKDLQLSEAEQMVRELQYCTYDGIFVWKITDFSHRRQEAVSGRAPAMFSPAFYSSKYGYKMCLRLYLNGDGTGRGTHLSLFFVVMRSKYDALLKWPFSQKVTLMLLDQNNREHIIDAFRPDITSTSFQRPVSEMNIASGCPLFCPLAKLAGKSPYLRDDTIFIKAIVDLSGL is encoded by the exons ATGGCTCGCATCTCATGGGACAGTTTAAGCTCATTACCGGGCATCCCCCTCAGTGTGCTGTCGGTGCCTATGGAAGATAAATACAAATGTCAGCAATGTCTCCAGGTCTTGAGGAAGCCCGTGCAGGCGCAATGCGGTCACCGCTTTTGTGTGCACTGCTTCAGGCAGCTCACCAG ttCTGGCCCAAAGCCCTGTCAAGCCTGTCGGAAGGAAGAGATCTATGAAGAACCTATGTCTATTCTAAATAGTAGTGAG GCATTTCCAGACAATGCAGCTGGCAGGGAAATAGCGAGTCTTCCCGCCAGATGTTTAAACCAAGGCTGCGACTGGACTGGATCCATTAAAGAGTATGAg GCAAAGCACGAAGGCCGCTGTGAATTTGAGCAGATCCAGTGCGAGGCCTGTCAGGCCCTCGTCCTGCGTAAAGACAAGGACAGGCACAACGACAGGGAGTGTGAAGAAAGAACCCTCAACTGTAAATACTGTAAAGTAACATTCAACTTCAAAGACATTAAG GCTCATGATGAAATCTGTCAGAAATTTCCTTTACAATGCAAGGACTGTGGGAAAAAGAAGATACCAAGAGAAAAG TTTAACGACCATGCAAAGTCCTGCGCCAAGTCAAAGAGCGCCTGCCCCTTCAGTGAAGTGGGCTGTAAGTCTGTG GTAGAAAACGGGAAGATaagtgaacatgaacacagcagcaccatggAGCACTTGCGTCTTCTGCTGCCCATGGTGCTTTCCATGACCCGAACTCGCTTGGATACCTCTCCATCTGGGGAGTGGCAGGAGGATTCGGGGCTTGGTCTCTACAGGGCTCCCGATGACGGCTGCGGAGCTGCAGCCTCTGTGCCGTCTGTGGACCTGGACAAAAAA GTGAGCGCTTTAGAAAACATCGTGTGCGTCCTGAACCGCGAGGTGGAGCGCAGCTCCCTGACGCTGGAGGCGTTCTCACACCAGCATCGTTTAGACCAAGAAAAGATTGAAAATTTATCCAACAAAATACGGCAGCTGGAGAGATCCCTGACCGTGAAGGACCTGCAGCTGTCCGAGGCGGAACAGATGGTGCGGGAGCTCCAGTACTGCACCTACGATGGGATATTCGTGTGGAAGATCACAGATTTCTCCCACCGCAGGCAGGAGGCAGTGAGCGGCCGAGCACCAGCGATGTTCTCACCAG CGTTTTACTCCAGCAAGTACGGCTACAAAATGTGTCTGAGGCTATATTTGAACGGTGATGGGACCGGTCGCGGCACCCACCTCTCGCTCTTCTTCGTCGTCATGAGGAGCAAATACGACGCCTTGCTGAAATGGCCGTTCAGTCAGAAG GTGACGCTGATGCTGTTGGACCAGAACAACAGGGAGCACATTATCGATGCTTTCCGCCCCGACATCACCTCCACCTCCTTCCAGCGGCCCGTCAGCGAGATGAACATCGCCAGCGGCTGCCCGCTCTTCTGCCCGCTGGCCAAACTGGCCGGAAAGAGCCCATACTTAAGAGatgacaccattttcatcaaagcCATTGTAGATCTATCGGGCTTATAA
- the coq4 gene encoding ubiquinone biosynthesis protein COQ4 homolog, mitochondrial, which translates to MWLRYCPRFMIIRRQHIELSTSAQFVQQLNTSRRDRSHSYYDGVYHGHIQTTPFQKALLAVGSGVAALQDPYRHDMVAVLGETTGHLALVSLRDRMRNDPEGLTILTERPRIRLSTLDLKNMASLPDGSFGREYLRFLEDNSVTPDSRTQVRFVDDEELAYVMLRYREVHDLMHTLLGMPTNMLGEVVVKWFEAAQTGLPMCALGAVLGPLRLNARRLQSLFTSLGPWALRNGRRGRCVLSIFYERRWDQNLEDLRQELHIEPPPATLHPSRKT; encoded by the exons ATGTGGCTACGTTATTGTCCACGCTTCATGATTATACGGAGGCAACACATCGAATTATCCACCTCAG cacagTTTGTCCAGCAGCTTAATACAAGTCGGAGGGATCGTTCTCACAGCTACTATGATGGCGTTTACCACGGACACATCCAGACTACTCCCTTTCAGAAAGCCTTGCTGGCTGTTGGCTCAGGTGTGGCAGCTCTGCAGGACCCATATAGACACG ACATGGTTGCAGTCCTTGGAGAAACCACAGGTCACCTCGCTCTCGTCAGCCTCAGGGACAGAATGAGAAATGACCCTGAAGGCCTCACGATCCTAAC AGAAAGACCACGGATTCGTCTCTCCACTCTAGACCTGAAAAACATGGCCTCCTTACCCGACGGGTCTTTCGGAAGAGAATATCTCCGTTTTCTGGAGGACAAT AGCGTGACCCCAGACTCCAGAACACAGGTGAGGTTTGTGGACGATGAAGAGTTGGCCTACGTCATGCTAAGATACAGAGAGGTTCATGACTTGATGCACACGTTGCTGGGAATGCCCACGAATATGCTGG GTGAGGTGGTAGTGAAATGGTTTGAAGCGGCACAGACGGGTCTTCCGATGTGTGCTTTGGGAGCTGTGTTGGGCCCACTTCGACTTAATGCAAG GCGTCTACAATCACTGTTCACCTCTTTGGGTCCTTGGGCTTTGCGGAACGGGAGGAGAGGCCGTTGTGTCCTCAGCATTTTCTACGAGAGACGATGGGATCAGAACCTTGAGGATCTCCGGCAGGAGCTCCACATTGAGCCTCCTCCTGCCACGCTCCACCCATCAAGGAAGACCTGA